One Notolabrus celidotus isolate fNotCel1 chromosome 18, fNotCel1.pri, whole genome shotgun sequence DNA window includes the following coding sequences:
- the ubtd1b gene encoding LOW QUALITY PROTEIN: ubiquitin domain-containing protein 1 (The sequence of the model RefSeq protein was modified relative to this genomic sequence to represent the inferred CDS: inserted 1 base in 1 codon), translated as MCGRYWEGWEDTQSRGSSRNGGRGGRNEPLKKXRPKWKSDYPMTEGQLRSKRDEFWDTAPAFEGRKEIWDALKAAAVALECNDHELAQAIVDGASITLPHGTLAECYDELGNRYQLPVYCLAPPINLISERSDEDPSDSPEPPVAPKKEFQLKVRLSTGKDLRLSASMADTIGQLKKQLQAQDDIDATHQRWFFSGKLLTDKTRLQDTKIQKDFVIQVIVNPQALQSPKPSPVSTTASTPASE; from the exons ATGTGTGGGAGATACTGGGAGGGCTGGGaggacacacagagcagaggctCGTCCAGGAACGGTGGACGAGGAG GACGTAATGAGCCTCTGAAGA ATCGTCCCAAGTGGAAGAGTGACTATCCGATGACAGAAGGCCAGCTGCGGAGCAAGCGGGACGAGTTCTGGGACACAGCCCCGGCCTTTGAGGGCCGTAAGGAGATCTGGGACgccctgaaagctgcagctgTGGCTCTGGAGTGCAATGACCACGAGCTGGCCCAGGCCATAGTAGACGGAGCCAGCATCACATTGCCACATG GTACTCTAGCAGAGTGTTATGATGAACTGGGGAACCGCTACCAGCTTCCTGTCTACTGCCTGGCTCCACCCATCAACCTCATCTCAGAGCGAAGTGACGAGGATCCCAGTGACAGCCCTGAACCTCCTGTGGCACCCAAGAAGGAATTCCAGCTCAAG GTACGGCTCTCCACGGGCAAAGACCTGCGCCTCAGTGCCAGCATGGCCGACACCATCGGGCAGCTGAAGAAGCAGCTTCAGGCTCAGGATGACATTGATGCCACCCATCAGCGCTGGTTCTTCTCTGGGAAGCTGCTGACCGACAAGACGCGGCTACAAGACACTAAGATCCAGAAGGACTTTGTCATCCAGGTCATCGTCAACCCACAAGCCCTCCAATCCCCCAAGCCATCACCCGTCTCCACCACTGCCTCCACGCCTGCCTCTGAAtag